The DNA region GCCAAAAGGTCCCGTTGCTCCGTGCAGTGGATGTGCTCGCCCGCAAGACATGCTGGGCAAGTGCCACAGCCGGCATGCGGCATCACCACAACCCGATCACCGTTCTTGAGGCGCTTGGACTGGGCAGCATCGACCACCGCTCCGACAGCCTCATGCCCAAGTTCGCAGGAGTGCTTACCCTCTCGCCAGGACTGCCACTCCGTGCACATCGGCGCAACCAAGACCCTAACCTTGACGATGTCTCCTGCTGCCCGTGGTTCTGAATGGTCAGAAACTATGGCGTCACGCCCACCCTTGATCTCTACGCTGCGAATGGCTTCCTCCTCACCACAACATCTCACTCTCCCGGTGAGTCACTAAAAGGTAGCGCGCTGAGGTACGTAACACAATCAGGGGCGCGAATTCGGTAGATGCTAATATTGCGGGCATTAGGGTTTAGCGAATATGCGCGACGGGAGACTTGAGCTGCGCCGCCGGCTACGATGAGTTGCTCTCCTACAGACTGTCCTCAAGAATTTGGCGGAAGTCATGTGCGCTGACGGGCCGCGGATTGGAAGCGGTCGAGTGGTCTTGGACAGCATGTTGGGCGATCTGGTCGAAGCAGTCGGCGGTTACCCCCATCTGACCGAGCGTCGCCGGTAGGCCTAGCCGTTGCGAGAACTTGGCCATCTCCGCGGATATGTCCGCAAGCTCTGACAGACCCATTGCTGCACGGATGCGCGCATACTTCTCTTCGCTGCCCACCGCATTGTAGCGCAGCACCGCTGGCAGCAGCACGGCGTTGAGTGTCCCATGGTGAAGCTTGACCGACTTCAGTCCCCCGAGCGGATGAGACAGCGAGTGTACGGCACCAAGTCCCTTCTGGAAGGTAAGGCCGCCTTGCAGGGCAGCCATCATCATCTCACGCCGCGCCGTAGCATCAGAGCCGTTGCTTGTGGCGATCTCAAGCCACCTCATGGCCCGGGCGAGACCATCGAGTGCAATGGCATCGGCCACCGGGTTGAACCGCGGGCTGAGGAAGGTCTCGATACAATGGGTGATGGCATCCATGCCGGTGGCCGCCGTCAGATACGGTGGAAGGCCAAGCGTCAGCTCTGGATCACAGATTGCAGCGCTCGGGATCATGTGAGGGGAAATGAACCCCAGCTTGCGTCCGTCCTCAAGGGTCAGCAGGGCCGCGCGTCCGACCTCGCTGCCGGTGCCTGCGGTGGTCGGCACCGCAACGACTGGTGGCTTATTCGCACCAATCCGGTCCACCCCGCCCAGAATGGCAGCATAGCGTTCCAGCGGTCCGGAGTGCGTTGTTAGCAGCGAAACCGCCTTGCCCAGATCAATAGCCGAGCCGCCGCCAACCGCCACGATGCTGTCGCAGCCGGCCGTCCTGAACAGTTCAACCGCTTGATGGGCGGCGGCTTCAGTCGGGTTCTCCGGCGTATCGTCAAACACGGCCGTATCTGGCTGAAGGCCGGATTTGGCCAGCACGGTTGCGAGCAGACCCGCAGCAACAATCCCCTTGTCCGTGACCACCAGGGGTCGCGACACACCCAGAAGCCTCAGTTCATCCGAAAGTAAGGAGACGGCTCCCGCTTCGAACTGAATACGCGTGAGGTATTGGATCAAGGCCATAGGGTTTCTCCTGTTGTCGCTGAAGGTTTAGACCCTCGGCAAACGCTGCGGAACCCGGCTCAGCAGCGATCCGCGACAAACGTCGTAGCAGGTGGTTGTGCGCCATGTGTCGGGTCAAACAAGGGCAGCAGCCACGCGGTGGATAGGCCCCGCATGCAGAATGGATGCGGGGCAGTACGATTATAGCGACTTTATCGGGTTAAGGCCGTTCTTAGAGGGCACCAGGGAGATGGCGTTGCTTAGCGGACGACCAAATTCGGGGATGCTGATCTCGAAGACGTCGCCAACCTGGGTCTTGATGCCGTCACCGAACGAGGCAACCGAAGTGCCCATGAATTGCACATGCACATCGCCGGGGCGCAGGAACTGATCGTATTTGAAGTGGTGATATTCAAGGTTTGCGAGGGAGTGGCACATATTGTCCTCGCCTGTGGGGAATGACTTTTCCCAGAGGGTTTCGCCGTCACGCAGAATACGCACGTTGCCGACCAGGTTTGAAGGCAAGTCGCCGATGAACAGCTCTGGGCCATAGGCGCAGAAGCGCAGCTTGGCGTGAGCGAGATAGAGGTAATTCTTCTTTTCGGTAACGTGGTCGGTAGTCTCGTTGCCAACCGCAAAGCCGACGCGCCAGGGCGTACCGTCCGGGGCAATGACGTACAGGCCAACAACTTCGGGCTCTTCGCCAGAGCCTTCGGCAAAGTCGGGCATGGGCAGCTGCCATTCGCGTGCTGCCATTAACCCTGCGAACCCGCTCCGAGCCCTACATGCTGGTGACGCGCCTGGACCGCACGGAGTCGCCGGTCATGCGCATGATCATCGAGGAACTTGTCGGCGTCGGCGCCACTCCCCAGCTGCAGTTGGGCATGTCTGAACCGATACTGGCATGATGCCATAGGCGGGAATCGGCGCAGGCTTTGACTGAGTTTGAAGATCACCTTGCACCTTATCCATAAGGCGCTAGCTACCTAGTGGTATGGCAAGATATTCGCTATGACTTACCCCGGCGCGTAAGGCTGCCGTGTCCCGGTGCCCAGCTGCCTTAGCCGTGTACTGGGTCTGGAGCCGACAACTGTCAATCGGCCCGGAACATTGACCCCTTGTCGGCGTCCAATGTTGACCCCTGATAGCGGTGATGAGCTGATCCGGCGCGGCGAAGCTGGTCAGGTTTGCGGCGCCGTGCCGGATCGGCGGGTGGGAGTCAGACGCGGTTCTTGAAGCGCCAGCTCTCGTTACCAGTCTCGACGATGTCGCAGTGGTGGGTGAGCCGATCGAGCAGCGCGGTGGTCATCTTGGCGTCGCCGAAGACCGATGGCCATTCTCCAAAGGCTAGGCTGGTAGTGACGATCAACGAGGTCTGCTAGTAGAGGCGACTGACCAGGTGGAACAGCAACTGGCCTCCGGATTGCGCGAAGGGCAGATAGCCCAGTTCATCGAGTACGACGAAGTCGAGCCGGCTCATATAATCAGCCATTCGCCCCTGCTTGCCATTGCGGGTCTCGCCTCGAGCTTGTTGACCAGATCGACGACGTTGAAGAACCGTCCGCGAGCTCCATTGCGGATGCAGGCCCGGGCAATGGCGATGGCCAGATGGGTCTTGCCGGTTCCGGTGCCGCCGATCAGCACGACGTTGCGCTCGTGCGCCAGGAAGTTGCCATCGGCCAGATCGTGCACCAGCGTCTCATTGATGCCGGTCTCGGCGAAGCTGAAGTCGTCGATGTCCTTGGCCAACGGCAGCTTCGCGATGGTCATCTGGTACTTGATTGAACGGGCCTGCTTCTCAGTGATCTCGGAGGTAAGCAGGTCGGCGACGACGCGTTGGGGGTCGTGCTGGCGCTTGATCGCCGTGGCGATGATCTCGTCATAGGCGCTCTTCATACCATAGAGCTTGAGCGCACTCATGGTGGTCAGGATCTCGGAGCGTTCCATTATATAGCCCTCCTCAGGCTGTCATAGCGGGCACAATCGACCAGCGGCTCCTGGCGCAGGCGCAGGTTCTGCGGCGTGGTCATGATGGTCAGCGGCGCCGTGGGCTCGCGCTGCCGGGACAGGATGTTGATGATGACGTCGGCCGAGCAGACGCCCTCGCGCATCGCTTGGCTGCAGGCCGCCTCCACGGCGGGCAGTCCATCATGCAGCACAGCGCCCAGGATGCTCACCATCTGCCGGTCGCCGTCCTTGACGCCCGCAAGCTTGCGCCTGACGCGGGCGATGCCGGCGGGCAATACCCAGTCCTTGAAGGGAGCGCCATTGCGCAGTGCACCGGGCTTGCGGGCCAGCACCGGCACGTAATGCCAAGGGTCGTACACGGTCTGGTCCCGGCCGAAGTTGCGTAGATGCTCGCTGACCATCCTGCCGTCCTGGCGCAGCTCGATCCGAATGGCGGCGGTAGAAACTTCTATTCTGGCGGATGAAGTCAATTTTCCACTTTGGAAAAGTCTCGCCATGACTCCGCGCATAGGCCGGAAGGGCACCCCTGACTTCCTCCTCGGACAGTCCAGAGAGGGAGCAACCGAGGGCGCCAGAGAAACCATGTAGGTTCCTCCACCCGATAGAGTACGGCGTCGCGGTGTCGTACGGGTAAGTCGCCCCGAACCCCATTGCCCAGATAGGAAATGAGGGCAGCTGTTCATCCACGGGAAGCCTGTCTAGCAGCAACTGCCAAACTTCGAGATACTGGAGCGCCATCGCAGACAGCGGACGAGCGTCTGCGGGCGCTTCGTCTAGTACATCCCTGATAGATATCTCGTCCGCTGTGTGTGTGGGAACAGGCCAGGAGAAGCCGTCAAGACCTAAGCGATCTTCAACGATGATCGCCCGCTCTCTGGATTGTGGCACACCGAACATGTGCGGCGAAAGCTTGTTGAAGTCGATTGTGTATCCGCAAGCACGCAGCCTTTCGCACACGGCCTTCCACGTCTCTCCTCCTGCGTGGCGGAGCAAATTTGGCACGTTCTCAATCATTAGAATTCGAGGCTTCCGCCTCTCGATTATCTTTACGAGGTAATCGAACAGATCCCCCCACTGGGGACAGTCGAAGCCCAATTGCTACCCAGCTTTAGAGAAGGGCTGACACGGAAACCCCGCACATAGGATGTCGTGCTCAGGGACGATCTCCCAGGACTCGCGGATGTCACCGGCAGGCCGTAATCCAAAGTTCTGCTGATAGAGATCTGCGAGTTCTGAGTTAATCTCGGAAGCAAAAACACACTCATGCCCGAGCTTGCTCAGTGCCTGATGGAACCCACCCAGCCCCGCAAATAGATCTACAAATCGCATACAGTGACGCTCAACAGTATTATCTAAAGGAGCCGATGAGGAATCACGTCGACTCAAGCACTTGAGCCATTTACGCACAACGGATGAGTCTGTCATCACTGTGAGACTTCCGTGCCAATCAGCAAAGCTGACCGTGTTGAGCCCAGGTATGTATGAATCTCGAACTTCGGAGGAGGGAAGCGAACGTGTACCACCAGCGTGTACTACCGGATGAGCCGCTCACTCCGTAAGCCTCTGTAATATAAGAGGTCTGTGAAACTGGCTGGGGCGCCAGGATTCGAACCTGGGAATGGCGGTACCAAAAACCGCTGCCTTACCACTTGGCGACGCCCCAACTTGGCGCGGTTCCTACACGCTTTGTAGGCGCTTCGCAACACGCCCTGAATGCCATCAAAACGCAGTGCGAAAAGCTTGAACGGCAGCACGGTCGCGGCTATAACCCGGCCCATCGCGACTGGCTGGCCTTGTGCCCGCCACCATTCCCGTGTCGCACCCGGTGACGGAGTATAGCGCAGCCTGGTAGCGCACCTGCTTCGGGAGCAGGGGGTCGAGTGTTCGAATCACTCTACTCCGACCAATCAAGCCCGGTCTCTTCGGAGGCCGGGCTTTTGTTTTCCCTTGCGGGATGTCCCTAGCGATTGCTCCGGATGGCCGATGCACTCGCTCTGGTCTAACCTGCTCTTGCAGTAGACTTGCAGAATTTAACTGTCTATAAAACTTGAATAAAATGCCATTGGAACAATCAACCGCTTGAACGGCTTACCCAGAAGCTGAACCGTGGGAGAAACGATCATGTTCGACCCCGCCCAATCCGACCCGCTGCTATTGTGGACGATCGACAAGCTCGAGCAATCCAAGGTGGTGCTCCGCGCCGAGTGCGATGAAGAGGCGCAGGTCCTCGGCAAGATTGAGGAGGCCATCGCTGCTGGCCACCAGTTGCTGCGATCACGCTCGCAGCCGCACCCCAGTGTCGCCAACGTCATTCCACTTCATCCGGTCCGCCGCGCCGGCTAGCCGCGACGCTTCTCTATGGGATCGAGCGGAACCAACCGCCGCTCAGGCTGGTGAGATCGCCGTGGCGCGTAAGGCGCGTCCGCAGCATGTCGAGTTCGCTCTCGGTCCAGCCCGCCGGCGCGGTCACCGCAACCCAGCTATCGAGGTAATCCTGCGGCGCGTAGACATGGCCGAAGCCCACGGGCGAGGTTTGCGCCAGCACCATGTCGAGCAGCACCTGCATGAAGGTAACGACGGGGTACCACGACAGAAGCGGTGAAACGTCCCGGGCTCTGGGACCCTCGAGCCAGGCAGGCGGGCGATAGAGAATGCTCGGCTCGAAGAACACGACCGGGTCGCTGGCATATTGCAGATAGACGAGCCGCACCGGTCCCCAGCCCTGGTCGTAGTCTTCCAGCCCGCGATGCTGGTTGACGAAGCGAATGGCCGAACGGTCCTCGAACTGGGGGAGCCATTCGGGCGTGCCGGGCTCGCGGCTGCTGGTCGCCCAGCGCCAAACGTCGCTTTCAAAGGGCGGGCCGACCCAGAGCGCCCCCTGAAAGGGATCGGAGAGGATGGCGTAAGGGGAGACCGAGGCCTGCGAGGCGTAGGCGCCCAAGCTCAAGCCATGGAGGTAAAGCCTGGGGCGGCCGTCGCGGGGCAATTCGGTCCAGTGGCGATAGACCGTGCTGAACAGGGCTCGGGCGGTGTCGGTGCCGACCTCGGGTTCCGAGACCAGGGAGAGCCAGCTGGTGAGATAGGAATATTGCACCGCTACGCTGGCGACGTCTCCACCATGCAGCATTTCGAGCGTGTCGATGGCGGGCGGGTCAACCCAGCCGG from Devosia sp. RR2S18 includes:
- a CDS encoding iron-containing alcohol dehydrogenase yields the protein MALIQYLTRIQFEAGAVSLLSDELRLLGVSRPLVVTDKGIVAAGLLATVLAKSGLQPDTAVFDDTPENPTEAAAHQAVELFRTAGCDSIVAVGGGSAIDLGKAVSLLTTHSGPLERYAAILGGVDRIGANKPPVVAVPTTAGTGSEVGRAALLTLEDGRKLGFISPHMIPSAAICDPELTLGLPPYLTAATGMDAITHCIETFLSPRFNPVADAIALDGLARAMRWLEIATSNGSDATARREMMMAALQGGLTFQKGLGAVHSLSHPLGGLKSVKLHHGTLNAVLLPAVLRYNAVGSEEKYARIRAAMGLSELADISAEMAKFSQRLGLPATLGQMGVTADCFDQIAQHAVQDHSTASNPRPVSAHDFRQILEDSL